The following are encoded in a window of Mycobacterium vicinigordonae genomic DNA:
- a CDS encoding crotonase/enoyl-CoA hydratase family protein produces the protein MSGPVVYTHDDAIGVIRMDDGKVNALGPTMQQALNEALDQADRDDVRALVITGNERVFSGGFDLKILTSGELQPAIDMLRGGFELSYRLLSYPKPVVMACTGPAIAMGAFLLCSGDHRIAAHAYNIQANEVAIGMVIPWAALEVMKLRLTPSAYQQATGLAKTFFGETALAAGFIDEIALPDMVVARAEEAAHEFAHLKQSAHAATKLRARADALKAIRAGLDGVEKEFGQ, from the coding sequence ATGAGCGGTCCGGTCGTCTACACCCACGACGACGCCATCGGGGTCATCCGGATGGACGACGGCAAGGTCAATGCACTGGGCCCGACTATGCAGCAGGCCCTCAACGAAGCGCTCGACCAAGCCGACCGCGACGATGTCCGCGCGTTGGTGATCACCGGGAACGAACGGGTGTTCAGTGGTGGATTCGACTTGAAGATCCTGACGTCTGGGGAGCTGCAGCCCGCGATCGACATGCTGCGTGGCGGCTTCGAGTTGTCCTACCGGCTGTTGTCCTACCCCAAGCCGGTGGTGATGGCCTGCACGGGTCCGGCCATCGCGATGGGAGCGTTCCTGCTGTGTTCGGGCGACCACCGAATCGCTGCCCATGCGTACAACATCCAGGCCAACGAGGTCGCAATCGGCATGGTGATCCCTTGGGCCGCACTGGAAGTCATGAAGCTGCGGTTGACTCCGTCGGCCTACCAGCAGGCGACCGGCCTGGCGAAGACGTTCTTCGGCGAGACGGCGTTGGCCGCGGGCTTCATCGACGAGATAGCGCTGCCCGATATGGTGGTCGCCCGCGCCGAGGAGGCGGCGCACGAATTTGCTCACCTCAAGCAGTCCGCGCATGCCGCGACAAAGCTGCGGGCCCGGGCGGACGCTCTCAAGGCGATCCGCGCCGGCCTC